From the genome of Lotus japonicus ecotype B-129 chromosome 6, LjGifu_v1.2, one region includes:
- the LOC130723731 gene encoding uncharacterized protein LOC130723731, producing the protein MEQDQRNKKRAREDDDGENEIGSSFENNNSNAKKRDVNGMSFMKKKEEEEVEENGFFKGWDSSHFALGVFDFPWLKDGGVMSNSDDWFLDFEDNFLQSHTSSRNDHGGVDIFEECGLCNIPEASSSHVQDAKFLEDDVGQQFEGNGLELEAEDVDCIWSSLLNKPI; encoded by the coding sequence ATGGAGCAGGATCAGAGAAATAAGAAGAGAGCaagagaagatgatgatggtgagaATGAGATTGGTTCTTCTTTTGAGAATAACAACAGCAATGCAAAGAAGAGAGATGTGAATGGCATGAGCTtcatgaagaagaaggaggaggaggaagtggaAGAGAATGGTTTTTTCAAGGGTTGGGATTCTTCCCACTTTGCACTGGGAGTGTTTGATTTCCCTTGGCTGAAAGATGGTGGGGTTATGTCCAATTCAGATGACTGGTTCTTGGATTTTGAAGACAATTTCTTGCAATCTCACACTTCCTCTAGAAATGATCATGGTGGTGTTGATATCTTTGAGGAATGTGGATTGTGTAACATTCCAGAAGCTTCAAGTTCTCATGTTCAAGATGCCAAGTTTTTGGAGGATGATGTAGGGCAACAATTTGAGGGTAATGGGTTGGAGCTGGAAGCAGAAGATGTGGATTGCATTTGGAGCTCTCTGCTAAATAAGCCTATTTGA
- the LOC130723730 gene encoding enhancer of mRNA-decapping protein 4-like — protein MASSGNPNQQQQTTHFDFQKLFKATPPPSIPNPLNSSPSFPAPSPSTPPPSSYPTPSSSYPPPTGTNPYHFPHYLPPFTNLHHHNQQEQQQQQQQQQQQHHPLIFHNLPQMHAPQRPIFQPPSSSSPSSPHLPSSPNPNTNTNTNTNTNTNTNTNTNTTSGARLMAMLNTQNPQSNPSSSAAAPSIQPAVSEFLMPPNPAVMASASSPVNLASPQSSTPVRMMSTKIPKGRHLIGEHVVYDIDVRLQGEVQPQLEVTPITKYASDPGLVLGRQIAVNRSYICYGLKLGAIRVLNINTALRYLLRGHTQRVTDMAFFAEDLHLLASASTDGTIFVWRINEGPDEEDKPQITGKVILAIQMLGDSESVHPRVCWHPHKQEILIVAIGNRVLKIDTMKAGKGEKFSAEEPLKCNIDKLIDGVHLIGKHDGNVTELSMCQWMKSRLASASADGTVKIWEERKATPLAVLRPYDGKPVDSVTFLTAPHRPDHIILITVGPLNREVKIWVSDNEEGWLLPSDSESWNCIQTLDIKSSSEPNPEDAFFNQVVALPRAGLFLLANAKKNTIYAVHIEFGTNPTATRLDYIAEFTVTMPILSLTGTSDSLPDGDHIVQIYCVQTQAIQQYGLTLSQCLPPPLDNVELEKIESSRDFDALDGSTNQEAGNMPQAGNMDGSESAVIRPSESLASPDTSGLPETSIPDTETKPNDLSSHNGFDHIHTAPPPLPLSPSLSQKLPGSKSSNNLETSSTSTDHINEQQRNFDSSTEQIIESGKDNVAEMPASSDNLQNTDKVVQDDVSVVSNSPTVFKHPTHLVTPSEIASKAALSSENSYASDCMNVQDVTSHRDAEKYEVEVKVVGETGSNQENNEHDRDRNLQTNVNEKKEKLFYSQASDLGIQMARDTYNNEVVHQPDNINTIGAPDQSCSSIGQEVKNTSKEAPANISESETVAATLLSPAPAVKSKKQKGKSSQVSATSSPSPSPFNSTDSSNDQGGNPRGSSMEVASPQLSSMQEMMGQLLSMHKEMQKQMNVMVSAPVTKEGKRLEVSLGRAMEKAVKSNTDALWARLQEESAKQEKLERENMQQITNMISNFINKDMPSLLEKIIKKEISSIGTTITRSIGHIIEKAISSAVMESFQKGVGDKVLNQLEKSVSSKLEATVARQIQAQFQTSGKQALQESLKTCLEASVIPAFEMSCKAMFEQIDVTFQNGLLKHTTAIQQQYDSTHSPLAITLRDTINSASSITQTLSGQLADGQRKLLEMAANSKVAADPFVTQINNGLHEMTEDPTKELSRLIGEGKFEEAFTGALHRNDVSIVSWVCSQVDLSGLLTMVPLPLSQGVLLALLQQLSCDINQETPKKLAWMTDVAAALNPADQRIAQHVRPILDQVSLTLSHRRNLPNAPPSEASTIRLLMHVVNSILLSCK, from the exons ATGGCTTCTTCTGGGAAtccaaatcaacaacaacaaactaCCCATTTTGATTTCCAGAAGCTTTTCAAGGCAACACCACCACCTTCAATCCCTAATCCTTTGAACTCTTCTCCTTCATTCCCTGCTCCTTCTCCTTCCACACCACCTCCTTCTTCATACCCTacaccttcttcttcttaccCTCCACCCACTGGCACAAACCCTTATCATTTTCCTCACTATCTTCCTCCTTTCACAAACCTCCACCACCATAACCagcaagaacaacaacaacaacaacaacaacaacaacaacaacaccaccCTCTTATCTTCCATAACCTCCCTCAAATGCATGCTCCTCAGAGACCCATTTTTCAAcccccttcttcctcttcacctTCATCACCCCATCTCCCATCATCCCCAAATCCCAATACCAATACCAATACCAATACCAATACCAATACCAATACCAATACCAATACCAATACCACCTCTGGTGCAAGGTTAATGGCTATGTTGAACACCCAAAACCCTCAATCCAATCCATCTTCATCAGCAGCAGCACCATCAATACAACCTGCTGTTTCTGAATTCTTAATGCCACCTAATCCTGCTGTGATGGCCTCAGCTTCTTCTCCTGTGAATCTGGCTAGCCCTCAGTCTTCCACTCCAGTAAGGATGATGAGTACCAAGATTCCTAAGGGGCGCCATTTGATTGGAGAGCATGTTGTTTATGACATTGATGTTAGGTTGCAAGGGGAGGTGCAGCCTCAGCTTGAAGTCACTCCAATCACCAAGTATGCCTCTGATCCTGGACTTGTGCTTGGCCGTCAAATTGCAGTGAATAGATCTTACATATGCTATGGACTCAAACTTGGTGCCATCCGGGTTCTTAATATCAATACTGCATTAAGATATTTGCTTCGAGGTCATACTCAG AGAGTAACAGACATGGCTTTCTTCGCTGAGGATCTTCACCTATTGGCAAG TGCTAGCACTGATGGGACAATTTTTGTATGGAGAATCAATGAGGGCCCTGATGAGGAAGACAAGCCTCAAATTACTGGAAAAGTTATCCTAGCCATTCAGATGTTAGGAGATAGTGAGTCAGTTCATCCACGAGTATGCTGGCATCCCCACAAACAA GAGATTTTAATAGTTGCTATTGGAAACCGTGTCCTCAAAATTGACACTATGAAAGCTGGGAAAGGTGAAAAATTTTCCGCAGAGGAGCCTCTCAAATGTAACATTGATAAATTGATTGATGGGGTGCACCTCATTGGTAAGCATGACGGTAATGTCACTGAATTGTCAATGTGCCAATGGATGAAGAGTCGATTAGCTTCAGCATCTGCAGATGGCACG GTAAAGATATGGGAAGAACGGAAGGCAACACCACTTGCTGTTTTAAGACCGTATGATGGTAAACCTGTTGATTCTGTGACATTCTTGACAGCTCCTCACCGCCCTGATCATATCATTCTTATCACAGTG GGGCCTCTAAATCGGGAAGTGAAGATATGGGTATCTGACAATGAGGAAGGCTGGCTATTACCTAGTGATTCTGAGTCATGGAATTGTATTCAGACTTTGGATATTAAAAGTTCTTCTGAACCCAACCCTGAGGATGCATTCTTTAATCAAGTTGTAGCATTGCCTCGTGCTGGTTTGTTTCTGCTAGCAAATGCCAAGAAAAATACAATATATGCTGTGCACATAGAATTTGGAACCAATCCAACTGCTACCCGCTTGGATTACATTGCTGAGTTCACAGTCACAATGCCTATATTAAGTCTTACTGGAACTAGTGATAGTTTACCGGATGGAGACCACATTGTACAGATATATTGTGTCCAAACACAAGCTATTCAGCAATATGGACTCACTTTGTCACAGTGTTTGCCTCCTCCCCTGGACAATGTTGAACTTGAAAAAATAGAATCCTCTCGTGATTTTGATGCTTTGGATGGTTCTACTAATCAAGAAGCTGGAAATATGCCACAAGCTGGAAATATGGATGGTTCTGAAAGTGCTGTCATACGCCCATCTGAAAGTTTGGCTTCTCCGGATACTTCGGGTCTGCCTGAAACTTCAATACCAGATACAGAGACCAAGCCAAATGATTTATCATCTCATAATGGTTTTGATCATATCCATACTGCTCCACCTCCACTTCCTCTCAGTCCAAGTTTATCACAAAAGTTACCTGGTTCCAAAAGTTCAAATAATTTAGAGACTAGTTCAACAAGTACTGATCACATCAATGAGCAGCAGAGAAATTTTGATTCTTCCACTGAACAGATAATAGAGTCAGGAAAAGATAATGTGGCTGAAATGCCTGCATCAAGTGACAATTTGCAAAATACTGACAAAGTTGTACAGGATGATGTTTCTGTGGTTTCTAATTCTCCTACAGTATTTAAACATCCAACCCATTTGGTAACTCCATCTGAGATAGCCTCTAAAGCTGCTTTATCTTCTGAGAATTCCTATGCTTCTGATTGTATGAATGTTCAAGATGTGACTTCCCACAGAGATGCAGAAAAGTATGAAGTAGAGGTTAAAGTGGTAGGAGAGACCGGCTCTAATCAAGAAAATAATGAGCATGACAGGGACAGAAACCTACAGACCAATgttaatgaaaagaaagagaagttaTTCTATTCTCAGGCCTCCGATTTGGGCATTCAGATGGCCAGAGATACCTATAACAATGAGGTAGTTCATCAGCCTGATAATATTAATACTATTGGTGCACCTGATCAAAGCTGTAGCTCTATTGGGCAAGAAGTTAAAAACACAAGTAAGGAGGCACCTGCAAACATCAGTGAATCAGAAACTGTGGCTGCTACTTTGCTGTCTCCTGCACCAGCCGTGAAAAGTAAAAAACAGAAAGGAAAAAGTTCTCAAGTGTCTGCTACATCTTCCCCTTCTCCAAGTCCTTTTAATTCGACAGATTCATCAAATGATCAAGGTGGAAATCCACGAGGCTCATCAATGGAGGTTGCTTCACCACAGTTATCCAGTATGCAGGAGATGATGGGCCAG TTATTAAGCATGCATAAAGAAATGCAAAAGCAGATGAATGTGATGGTCTCTGCCCCAGTTACCAAGGAAGGCAAAAGATTGGAAGTATCATTGGGTCGAGCCATGGAGAAAGCTGTGAAGTCTAACACTGATGCTTTATGGGCTCGTTTACAAGAAGAAAGTGCAAAGCAAGAGAAGTTAGAGCGAGAAAATATGCAGCAAATAACAAATATGATCTCCAATTTCATAAACAAGGATATGCCATCTCTGTTGGAGAAAATCATTAAGAAGGAAATATCTTCAATTGGAACAACCATTACCCGTTCGATTGGTCACATTATAGAGAAAGCAATATCATCAGCTGTTATGGAGTCATTCCAG AAGGGGGTGGGAGATAAGGTACTGAATCAACTAGAAAAATCAGTTAGTTCGAAACTTGAGGCTACAGTGGCTAGGCAGATACAAGCACAATTTCAAACTTCTGGCAAGCAAGCTCTTCAG GAATCACTTAAGACTTGTTTGGAAGCTTCAGTTATCCCTGCATTTGAGATGTCTTGCAAAGCCATGTTTGAACAGATTGACGTCACATTTCAGAATGGACTTTTGAAGCACACTACTGCTATTCAACAGCAGTATGATTCTACTCATTCTCCACTCGCCATCACTTTGAGG GATACAATTAATTCAGCATCATCAATCACACAAACATTGAGTGGGCAATTGGCCGATGGTCAACGTAAACTGTTAgaaatggcagctaactccaaagtAGCGGCAGATCCCTTCGTGACACAAATCAATAATGGCTTGCATGAGATG ACTGAGGATCCTACCAAAGAACTGTCAAGGTTAATTGGTGAGGGAAAATTTGAGGAAGCATTTACTGGAGCCCTTCATAGAAATGATGTTTCAATAGTTTCATGGGTGTGTTCTCAG GTTGATTTATCTGGTCTCTTAACAATGGTGCCACTGCCATTAAGCCAAGGAGTACTTCTAGCACTTCTACAACAATTGTCCTGTGACATCAATCAAGAGACACCCAAAAAATTGGCATGGATGACAGATGTGGCTGCTGCTTTAAACCCAGCAGATCAAAGGATTGCACAGCATGTAAGGCCAATACTGGATCAAGTGTCCCTGACTCTTAGCCATCGCCGGAATTTACCCAATGCCCCTCCTTCAGAAGCGAGCACAATTCGTCTTCTCATGCATGTTGTAAACTCGATTTTATTGAGCTGTAAATGA
- the LOC130724489 gene encoding ras-related protein RABB1c, producing the protein MSYAYLFKYIIIGDTGVGKSCLLLQFTDKRFQPVHDLTIGVEFGARMITIDNKPIKLQIWDTAGQESFRSITRSYYRGAAGALLVYDITRRETFNHLASWLEDARQHANANMTIMLIGNKCDLAHRRAVSTEEGEQFAKEHGLIFMEASAKTAQNVEEAFIKTAATIYKKIQDGVFDVSNESYGIKVGYGGIPGPSGGRDGPSASAGGCCS; encoded by the exons ATGTCTTACGCTTACCTCTTCAAATACATCATCATCGGCGACACCG GAGTTGGAAAATCATGCCTTCTACTTCAATTCACCGACAAGCGCTTTCAACCCGTTCATGACTTGACAATCGGTGTTGAATTTGGAGCTAGGATGATCACAATTGACAATAAGCCAATCAAGTTGCAAATATGGGATACG GCTGGTCAAGAATCCTTCAGATCTATTACAAGGTCTTATTACAGAGGGGCTGCAGGTGCACTGCTCGTTTATGATATAACCAG GAGGGAGACATTTAATCACTTGGCTAGTTGGTTGGAAGATGCAAGGCAGCACGCTAATGCAAATATGACAATTATGCTGATTGGCAACAAGTGCGATCTTGCTCACAGACGGGCTGTAAGCACAGAGGAAGGTGAGCAGTTTGCAAAGGAACATGGATTGATCTTCATGGAGGCTTCAGCTAAAActgctcagaatgttgaagAG GCATTCATAAAAACAGCTGCAACCATATACAAAAAGATTCAGGATGGAGTTTTTGATGTATCAAATGAG TCTTATGGAATTAAAGTAGGATATGGTGGAATTCCTGGACCATCTGGAGGTAGGGATGGCCCTTCTGCCTCGGCTGGAGGCTGCTGCAGTTGA